The Deinococcus wulumuqiensis R12 genome has a window encoding:
- a CDS encoding MDR family oxidoreductase, which produces MSTPTLPPTFRALRMVKDDAGIRPEFQQLTLSDLGEGDTLVRVQCSSLNYKDGLAVMGRPGVLRRYPIIPGIDLAGEVVSSDSTEYRPGDGVILTGWGSGEKVDGGYSEFARVPAASLVPLPPGTDAVWAMSVGTAGFTAMLAVMALEEGGVSPSGGEVLVTGAAGGVGSTAVRLLAKAGFSVTASTGRPEESDYLRGLGASEVIGRGDLTPNRPLEKERWAGVVDTVGGQTLAAAVAATRTHGVVAACGNAGGAELHTTVFPFILRGITLAGIDSNTCPVPRRRAAWDRLARDLPASVLAGVTQRRPLSDVPALAAQILAGQVRGRTVIDVARD; this is translated from the coding sequence ATGTCCACCCCCACCCTGCCCCCCACCTTCCGCGCCCTGCGCATGGTCAAGGACGACGCGGGCATTCGCCCCGAGTTTCAGCAGCTCACCCTGAGCGACCTGGGCGAGGGCGACACGCTGGTGCGCGTGCAGTGCAGCTCGCTCAACTACAAGGACGGCCTGGCGGTCATGGGCCGCCCCGGAGTGCTGCGGCGTTACCCCATCATCCCCGGCATCGACCTGGCGGGCGAGGTGGTTTCGTCAGACAGTACAGAGTACCGCCCCGGCGACGGGGTCATCCTGACGGGCTGGGGCAGCGGCGAAAAGGTGGACGGCGGCTACAGCGAGTTCGCCCGTGTGCCCGCCGCCTCGCTGGTGCCGCTGCCCCCAGGCACCGACGCGGTGTGGGCGATGAGCGTGGGCACGGCGGGCTTCACGGCCATGCTCGCGGTGATGGCGCTGGAAGAAGGCGGCGTCTCCCCCTCCGGCGGCGAGGTGCTGGTCACGGGCGCGGCGGGCGGCGTGGGCAGCACGGCGGTGCGGCTCCTGGCGAAAGCGGGCTTCAGCGTCACCGCCAGCACGGGCCGCCCGGAAGAAAGCGACTACCTGCGCGGGCTGGGGGCCAGCGAGGTGATCGGACGGGGCGACCTCACCCCGAATCGCCCGCTGGAAAAGGAGCGCTGGGCCGGGGTGGTGGACACGGTGGGCGGTCAGACCCTCGCTGCCGCTGTCGCCGCGACCCGCACCCACGGCGTGGTCGCCGCCTGTGGCAACGCGGGCGGGGCCGAACTGCACACCACCGTGTTTCCCTTTATTCTGCGCGGGATCACCCTCGCCGGTATCGACTCCAACACCTGCCCGGTGCCGCGCCGCCGCGCCGCCTGGGATCGCCTCGCGCGCGACCTGCCCGCCTCGGTGCTGGCCGGGGTCACGCAGCGCCGACCCCTGAGCGACGTGCCCGCGCTGGCCGCGCAGATTCTGGCCGGGCAGGTGCGGGGCCGAACAGTAATCGACGTGGCCCGGGACTGA
- the nuoK gene encoding NADH-quinone oxidoreductase subunit NuoK, whose amino-acid sequence MVPTSYYLALSGILFALGLIGVMTRRTAILIFLSVELMLNAANIALVAFARSWGDLMGQTAVFIVMTLAAAEVAIGLAIIVAIFRKRETTNVDDLAQLKG is encoded by the coding sequence ATGGTGCCGACCTCGTATTACCTCGCGCTCTCGGGCATCCTGTTCGCGCTGGGCCTCATCGGAGTGATGACCCGCCGCACGGCCATCCTGATTTTTCTCTCGGTGGAACTGATGCTCAATGCCGCCAACATTGCCCTGGTCGCGTTTGCCCGCTCGTGGGGCGACCTGATGGGGCAGACCGCCGTGTTTATCGTGATGACGCTGGCCGCCGCCGAAGTGGCGATTGGCCTGGCGATCATCGTCGCTATCTTCCGCAAGCGCGAAACCACCAACGTGGACGACCTCGCGCAACTCAAAGGCTGA
- a CDS encoding S41 family peptidase: protein MCLRPPPRRQTARVSRWHRLGAVFLTGAMLMATGAQASPASDLYAAATKVVRENYHGWSTRNFRTLEAQYARKLARACAPQGETCSYDTGRAVLGELLADFGDAHTYVRDPEGAARYRESEQGQVVPRTGLRLARVQGGLLVASVAAGSPADLLGVRRLDLITQVNGKAVGGLLAPGQAAPPGDFGPNEFARMERTGQAIDLTLRRAGEDEQTLKVIGLPLPARDRPEPVWVGAGGRVAVIDLPSFLSPDTAAEFLAQVRQLQASGVRRLIVDLRFNGGGNLQQCVAAASIFGPVVYNASYAVGGFSYSGLDGREGAYLDSVFASPSRRVWTGPAAVLIGPDTASCAEVFAYYAQKGGARLVGEATKGVANSGVLLRNLPDGGLIAVTVFRGYATGDVPLPARLTPDVPAPLDIGLLTTQGRDTGLEAALSALGETAAPTAP from the coding sequence ATGTGCCTGCGCCCGCCGCCCCGCCGCCAGACTGCCCGCGTTTCCCGCTGGCACCGGCTCGGGGCGGTTTTCCTCACTGGGGCGATGCTCATGGCGACGGGCGCGCAGGCCAGCCCCGCCAGCGACCTCTACGCGGCGGCGACCAAAGTGGTCCGCGAAAATTATCATGGCTGGTCCACCCGGAATTTCCGCACGCTGGAAGCCCAGTACGCCCGCAAGCTGGCCCGCGCCTGTGCGCCGCAGGGCGAAACGTGCAGCTACGACACGGGCCGGGCGGTCCTGGGCGAACTGCTGGCCGACTTCGGTGACGCCCACACCTACGTGCGCGACCCGGAGGGCGCCGCCCGCTACCGCGAGAGCGAGCAGGGGCAGGTGGTCCCGCGCACCGGGCTGCGCCTCGCCCGCGTGCAGGGCGGGCTGCTGGTCGCCTCGGTCGCCGCAGGCAGTCCCGCCGACCTGCTGGGTGTGCGCCGCCTGGACCTGATCACGCAGGTGAACGGCAAGGCGGTGGGCGGCCTGCTCGCGCCCGGTCAGGCCGCGCCCCCCGGGGACTTCGGGCCCAACGAGTTTGCCCGTATGGAACGCACCGGACAGGCGATAGACCTCACCCTGCGCCGCGCCGGGGAAGACGAACAGACCCTCAAAGTCATCGGGCTGCCTCTTCCCGCCCGTGACCGGCCCGAACCCGTGTGGGTGGGCGCCGGGGGCCGGGTCGCCGTGATCGACCTGCCCAGTTTTCTGTCGCCCGACACCGCCGCCGAGTTTCTGGCGCAGGTGCGGCAACTTCAGGCCAGCGGGGTGCGCCGCCTGATCGTGGACCTGCGCTTCAACGGGGGCGGCAATCTTCAGCAGTGCGTGGCCGCCGCCAGCATTTTCGGGCCGGTGGTCTACAACGCCAGCTACGCGGTCGGCGGATTTTCGTACAGCGGCCTGGACGGGCGCGAAGGGGCTTACCTCGACAGCGTGTTCGCCAGCCCCTCGCGCCGGGTGTGGACCGGCCCCGCCGCCGTGCTGATCGGCCCCGACACCGCCTCGTGCGCCGAGGTCTTCGCCTACTACGCGCAAAAGGGCGGCGCCCGACTGGTGGGCGAGGCGACCAAGGGCGTCGCCAACAGCGGCGTGCTGCTACGCAACCTGCCCGACGGGGGCCTGATTGCCGTGACCGTTTTCCGGGGCTACGCGACGGGCGACGTGCCTTTGCCGGCCCGCCTGACCCCGGACGTGCCCGCGCCCCTGGACATCGGCCTGCTGACCACCCAGGGGCGCGACACCGGCCTCGAAGCGGCGCTTTCCGCCCTCGGGGAGACGGCGGCGCCCACAGCGCCTTGA
- the nuoL gene encoding NADH-quinone oxidoreductase subunit L has product MPLYLLPLLPLVGFALLMCFPKAFPGKTGGYLASLMVLLSFVVAVTRSLGLDGTPDHESLWPWLPNMALGANLNVGFYLDQLSSLMTLIITGIGFLIHVYSLSYMSHDAKFTRFFAFLNLFVSMMLILVLADSYPLMFVGWEGVGVASFLLIGFWHSGRHSEASDPRTLEASTREGRANSDAARKAFIMNRIGDLGFMLGMFLLYKLYGTLSIPELAGQAQGTRVAQSAIELACLFLLVGAVGKSGQLPLTTWLPDAMAGPTPVSALIHAATMVTAGVYLITRSHFLYELAPAASNWVAWVGGLTALYGALSALNQSDIKKILAYSTVSQLGYMFMAVGLGAYSAGVFHLLTHAFFKALLFLCAGAVIHALHEEQDVRAMGGMRKFMPFTHIAALMGVLAISGIPIWSGFFSKDAILAAAWAQNPWLYVIGLGVALLTAFYMGRWYFLVWRGEYRGAVPHPHEADGLMKLPLGVLALLATLGGLLNIPTFLPGGTHAFDTYLGRAIPQHAHHIPVSTEWLLTALAVLAGLLGLGWAWMDHRRRALADGPLGQVSTSALYLDNLYNGLFAAPSRAAAQGLDAVDRGVDAGLSGVARNAGAPGSLFARMQSGYVRAYAVSMVLGTALIIGYWALTMIGRGGS; this is encoded by the coding sequence ATGCCTCTGTATTTGCTTCCCCTGCTGCCGCTCGTCGGCTTCGCGCTGCTGATGTGCTTCCCCAAAGCCTTCCCCGGTAAAACGGGCGGCTACCTCGCCTCCCTGATGGTGCTGCTGAGTTTCGTGGTGGCGGTCACCCGCTCCCTCGGGCTGGACGGCACGCCCGACCACGAGTCGCTGTGGCCCTGGCTGCCGAACATGGCGCTCGGTGCCAACCTCAACGTCGGCTTTTACCTCGACCAGCTTTCCAGCCTGATGACCCTGATCATCACGGGCATCGGCTTCCTGATTCACGTCTATTCCCTCAGTTACATGAGTCACGACGCCAAGTTCACGCGCTTTTTCGCGTTCCTGAACCTGTTCGTGTCCATGATGCTGATTCTGGTGCTGGCCGACTCCTACCCGCTGATGTTCGTGGGCTGGGAAGGGGTGGGCGTGGCGTCGTTCCTGCTCATCGGCTTCTGGCATTCGGGGCGGCACTCGGAAGCGTCCGACCCGCGCACCCTGGAAGCAAGCACGCGAGAAGGCCGCGCCAACTCCGACGCCGCCCGCAAAGCGTTCATCATGAACCGTATCGGCGACCTCGGCTTCATGCTGGGCATGTTCCTGCTGTACAAGCTCTACGGCACGCTCAGCATTCCCGAACTCGCGGGGCAGGCGCAGGGCACCCGCGTGGCGCAGTCGGCCATCGAACTGGCGTGTCTGTTCCTGCTCGTCGGCGCGGTGGGCAAGTCGGGTCAGTTGCCGCTGACGACCTGGCTCCCCGACGCGATGGCTGGCCCCACGCCCGTTTCGGCGCTGATTCACGCGGCGACGATGGTGACGGCGGGCGTGTACCTGATTACGCGCAGCCACTTCCTGTACGAACTCGCGCCCGCCGCGTCGAACTGGGTGGCCTGGGTCGGTGGCCTGACCGCGCTGTACGGCGCACTCTCGGCCCTGAACCAGAGCGACATCAAGAAGATTCTGGCCTACTCGACCGTCTCGCAGCTCGGCTACATGTTCATGGCGGTGGGCCTGGGCGCGTACTCGGCGGGCGTGTTTCACCTGCTGACCCATGCGTTTTTCAAGGCGCTGCTGTTTCTCTGCGCGGGGGCCGTGATTCACGCGCTGCACGAAGAACAGGATGTGCGGGCGATGGGCGGGATGCGGAAATTTATGCCGTTTACCCACATCGCCGCACTCATGGGCGTGCTGGCGATTTCGGGCATTCCCATCTGGAGCGGCTTTTTCTCCAAGGACGCGATTCTGGCGGCGGCCTGGGCGCAAAACCCCTGGTTGTACGTCATCGGGCTGGGCGTGGCGCTGCTGACCGCCTTTTACATGGGCCGCTGGTATTTCCTGGTCTGGCGCGGCGAATACCGGGGCGCTGTCCCCCACCCCCACGAGGCCGACGGGTTGATGAAACTGCCGCTGGGCGTGCTGGCGCTGCTGGCGACCCTGGGCGGGCTGCTCAACATTCCGACCTTCCTGCCGGGGGGCACGCACGCCTTCGATACCTACCTGGGCCGCGCGATTCCGCAGCACGCGCATCACATTCCGGTGAGTACCGAGTGGCTGCTGACCGCTCTGGCGGTGCTGGCCGGGCTGCTGGGACTGGGCTGGGCCTGGATGGACCACCGCCGCCGGGCGCTGGCCGACGGCCCGCTGGGGCAGGTCAGCACGTCGGCGCTGTACCTCGACAACCTGTATAACGGTCTGTTCGCCGCGCCGAGCCGGGCAGCCGCGCAGGGGCTGGACGCTGTGGACCGGGGGGTGGACGCCGGGCTGAGTGGGGTGGCCCGCAACGCGGGGGCGCCGGGCAGCCTGTTTGCCCGCATGCAGAGCGGGTATGTCCGCGCCTACGCGGTGAGCATGGTGCTGGGCACGGCGCTGATTATCGGGTACTGGGCACTGACCATGATTGGCCGGGGGGGAAGCTGA
- a CDS encoding NADH-quinone oxidoreductase subunit M, with translation MTSLMLFLPLLGALLVLLTPVKWREEVAGFFAAVTLGLGLWLWRLGGEGLSVSPWVPPLGMTYAVELNGVGLAFALVTAFMTLMAVWYAARRVPNPGPMLAMVLAMETGLLGIFAARDLILFYVFFEWALIPSLLMLAVYGGPGRMRALVKFGAYTLLGSLLMLLSFIGYKWLGGSPTFALPDLLAHPVRGAAQTWLYLGFLAAMAVKLPLWPLHAWLPDFHEQNHESGVPDVMGTLYKVGGYGIFVFGLTLFPDASLELRPVLMGLAAFTALYAAWIAFHQSNWKRLLAYAGLSHMGFVALGLFSLNETAVIGAMYLLAFQNLYTGALFMAVGMLQERVGSLDTRVGGVMNQAGALGGLTLALWLASIAVPGFAGFVGEFSVLLGAYQVSPWLTFLAGLTTIAAAAYALTAFQRTFWEGRPLGAVRVADLRGTEWLVLVLPLLAALLFGVYSAPVLNLMQPAVRAALSSLGGQ, from the coding sequence ATGACGAGTCTGATGCTGTTTTTGCCGCTGCTGGGGGCGCTGCTGGTGCTGCTCACTCCGGTCAAGTGGCGCGAGGAAGTCGCGGGGTTTTTCGCCGCCGTGACGCTGGGCCTGGGCCTGTGGCTGTGGCGGCTGGGGGGCGAGGGGCTGAGTGTCTCGCCCTGGGTGCCGCCGCTGGGGATGACCTACGCGGTGGAACTGAACGGCGTGGGGCTGGCCTTCGCGCTCGTCACGGCGTTCATGACCCTGATGGCCGTGTGGTACGCCGCCCGCCGGGTGCCGAATCCGGGGCCGATGCTGGCGATGGTGCTGGCGATGGAAACCGGGCTGCTGGGCATCTTCGCGGCGCGGGACCTGATTCTGTTCTACGTGTTTTTCGAGTGGGCGCTGATTCCCTCGCTGCTGATGCTGGCGGTCTACGGCGGGCCAGGGCGGATGCGGGCGCTGGTCAAGTTCGGCGCCTACACGCTGCTCGGCTCGCTGCTGATGCTGCTGAGCTTCATCGGCTACAAGTGGCTCGGCGGCAGCCCCACCTTCGCCCTGCCGGACCTGCTGGCACACCCGGTGAGGGGTGCGGCGCAGACCTGGCTGTACCTGGGCTTTCTGGCGGCGATGGCGGTCAAGCTGCCGCTGTGGCCGCTGCACGCCTGGCTGCCCGACTTTCACGAACAGAACCACGAAAGCGGCGTTCCCGACGTGATGGGCACGCTGTACAAGGTGGGGGGCTACGGCATCTTCGTCTTCGGGCTGACGCTGTTTCCCGACGCTTCGCTGGAGCTGCGCCCGGTCCTGATGGGGCTGGCGGCCTTCACCGCGCTGTATGCCGCCTGGATCGCCTTTCACCAGAGCAACTGGAAGCGGCTGCTGGCCTATGCGGGTCTTTCGCACATGGGCTTCGTGGCGCTGGGGCTGTTTTCGCTGAACGAAACGGCGGTCATCGGCGCGATGTACCTGCTCGCCTTCCAGAACCTCTACACCGGGGCGCTGTTCATGGCGGTGGGGATGCTGCAGGAGCGCGTCGGCAGCCTGGATACCCGCGTGGGCGGCGTGATGAACCAGGCCGGCGCGCTGGGCGGGCTGACGCTGGCGCTGTGGCTGGCGTCCATCGCGGTGCCAGGCTTTGCGGGCTTTGTCGGGGAATTTTCGGTGCTGCTGGGGGCCTATCAGGTGAGTCCCTGGCTGACGTTCCTGGCCGGGCTGACCACCATCGCCGCCGCCGCCTACGCGCTGACCGCTTTTCAGCGGACCTTCTGGGAGGGGCGGCCCCTGGGCGCGGTGCGGGTCGCGGACCTGCGCGGCACCGAGTGGCTGGTGCTGGTGCTGCCGCTGCTGGCGGCGCTGCTGTTCGGGGTGTACTCGGCCCCGGTGCTGAACCTGATGCAGCCGGCGGTGCGGGCCGCGCTCTCGTCCTTAGGGGGACAGTAA
- a CDS encoding LCP family protein: MRRVLALILIVLAGLVALLSPAFPALARYGALPRHGEKPLNVLLAGVDVDYDDKAGVWPYPAKPEDYSGRTDTIVMTQVRPDGTVKLLSIPRDSWVPIVGWSGGSGKINSANVHGGPDMLVNTVQALTGVRPDGYALLSLNALRAVTEAVGGVTIDVPQRMKYDDNAGNLHIDLQPGRQRLSGEQAEGFLRFRKDNLGDIGRVGRQQQFLTALIAEIRRPANVWKLPRVIAALDANAKTNLTRAQIAELLGAAQRGPKVSTYTVPGNFGMVGAASVWNVDTPRLDALLGEQFRDPNDPHGLRVLVFNADAPDGSARRLKARLESLGYRNVTAANEARPWPVTTVSGPAAPAAALLRDLGYGQLDPAAPGTPGSELTIRLGRDTPAQ, from the coding sequence GTGCGCCGCGTTCTCGCCCTGATTCTGATTGTGCTGGCCGGTCTGGTCGCCCTGCTTTCGCCCGCGTTTCCCGCCCTGGCCCGGTACGGCGCCCTGCCCCGGCACGGTGAAAAGCCTCTGAACGTGCTGCTGGCGGGCGTGGACGTGGACTACGACGACAAGGCCGGGGTCTGGCCTTATCCGGCCAAGCCCGAGGACTACAGCGGGCGCACCGACACCATCGTCATGACGCAGGTGCGGCCCGACGGCACCGTCAAGCTGCTGAGTATTCCGCGTGACAGCTGGGTGCCGATTGTGGGGTGGTCCGGCGGCTCGGGCAAAATCAACAGCGCCAACGTGCACGGTGGCCCCGACATGCTGGTGAACACCGTGCAGGCCCTGACCGGCGTGCGCCCCGACGGGTACGCGCTGCTGAGCCTGAACGCCCTGCGCGCCGTGACCGAGGCGGTGGGCGGCGTGACCATCGACGTGCCGCAGCGCATGAAGTACGACGACAACGCCGGGAACCTGCACATCGACCTGCAACCGGGCCGCCAGCGGCTGAGCGGCGAACAGGCCGAGGGCTTCCTGCGGTTTCGCAAGGACAACCTGGGCGATATCGGGCGGGTGGGGCGGCAGCAACAGTTCCTGACCGCCCTGATTGCCGAAATCCGCCGCCCGGCCAACGTCTGGAAGCTGCCCCGGGTGATTGCGGCCCTGGACGCCAACGCCAAGACCAACCTCACGCGCGCCCAGATCGCCGAGCTGCTGGGCGCGGCGCAGCGGGGGCCGAAAGTGAGCACCTACACGGTGCCCGGCAACTTCGGCATGGTGGGGGCCGCCTCGGTCTGGAACGTGGACACGCCCCGGCTCGATGCCCTGCTGGGCGAGCAGTTCCGTGACCCGAACGACCCCCACGGTCTGCGCGTGCTGGTCTTCAACGCCGACGCCCCCGACGGCAGCGCCCGGCGCCTGAAGGCCCGGCTGGAGAGCCTGGGTTACCGCAATGTCACTGCGGCCAACGAGGCCCGGCCCTGGCCCGTGACCACCGTGTCCGGCCCCGCCGCGCCCGCCGCCGCGCTGCTGCGCGACCTGGGATATGGGCAACTGGACCCTGCGGCGCCGGGTACGCCCGGCAGCGAACTCACCATTCGCCTCGGACGCGACACCCCGGCACAGTAG
- a CDS encoding 3-hydroxyacyl-CoA dehydrogenase NAD-binding domain-containing protein: MTQGTPNRVDQTRDGDVLILTINNPPVNAFGPGVPEGLKAGLDAAAADDSVRAVVIIGGGRTFVAGADIKGFGLPREQAPDLRGTVAKLDAFAKPTVAAIHGTALGGGLELALGCTYRVATKDAQLGLPEVKLGVLPGAGGTQRLPRVVGAQKALDMMLSGTPIRATEAQSLGLVDELVDGDLLAGAVAFARAHADARPLPRISERGVEGGSPELFAAAREGLKKTHRGQHSPSHIVDLAEMAATKPFQEGWDAEADRFVDSLNSPQSRGLRHIFFAEREAGKVRGLGKDTPTTDIKSAGIIGAGTMGGGIAMNFLNVGIPVTIVETTQEALDRGLGVIRRNYENTAKKGRMTQDDVEKRMALLTPTLKMDDLKDADIIIEAVFENMDVKKDIFRNLDRVAKPGAILASNTSTLDVNEIASVTGRPEQVIGLHFFSPANVMKLLEIVRADRTSDSVLATSLALAKRIKKVGVVVGVCDGFVGNRMVHRYGDEARKIVEEGARPEDVDAAMNALGLPMGPFQMSDMAGLDIGYSIRQHQARVRGESEPDGWLDRIVKTGRKGQKTQGGIYDYDQDRKPKPNADVQKLIEDYRAEKGLQPRAISQEEITGRLAYSLVNEGAKILEEGIAQRASDIDVIYIYGYGFPAYRGGPMQYASEQGLKNVAADLEKYGQTPAPLLRKLAEGGKTFSDYDREAGA, translated from the coding sequence ATGACCCAAGGCACCCCCAACCGTGTGGACCAGACCCGCGACGGCGACGTTCTCATTCTGACCATCAACAACCCCCCCGTGAACGCCTTCGGCCCCGGCGTGCCCGAGGGCCTCAAGGCCGGGCTGGACGCCGCTGCCGCCGACGACAGTGTCAGGGCCGTGGTCATCATCGGCGGCGGGCGCACCTTCGTGGCGGGCGCGGACATCAAGGGCTTCGGCCTCCCGCGTGAGCAGGCCCCCGACCTGCGCGGCACCGTCGCCAAGCTGGACGCCTTTGCCAAGCCCACCGTCGCCGCCATTCACGGCACGGCCCTCGGCGGCGGGCTGGAACTGGCGCTGGGCTGCACCTACCGCGTGGCGACCAAAGACGCGCAACTTGGCCTGCCCGAAGTCAAACTGGGCGTGCTTCCCGGCGCGGGCGGCACCCAGCGCCTGCCCCGCGTGGTGGGCGCTCAGAAGGCGCTGGACATGATGCTCTCCGGCACGCCCATCCGGGCCACCGAAGCCCAGTCCCTCGGCCTGGTGGACGAACTCGTAGACGGTGACCTGCTCGCCGGGGCCGTCGCTTTTGCCCGCGCCCACGCCGACGCCCGCCCGCTGCCGCGTATCAGCGAGCGCGGCGTGGAGGGCGGCAGCCCCGAACTGTTCGCCGCCGCCCGCGAGGGCCTGAAAAAGACCCACCGGGGCCAGCACTCGCCCTCGCACATCGTGGACCTCGCGGAAATGGCCGCGACCAAGCCCTTTCAGGAAGGCTGGGACGCCGAAGCCGACCGCTTCGTCGACTCGCTGAACAGCCCGCAGTCGCGCGGCCTGCGCCACATCTTCTTCGCCGAGCGCGAAGCGGGCAAGGTGCGCGGCCTGGGCAAGGACACGCCCACCACCGACATCAAGTCCGCCGGAATCATCGGCGCGGGCACGATGGGCGGCGGCATCGCCATGAACTTCCTGAACGTCGGCATTCCCGTGACCATCGTGGAAACCACCCAGGAGGCGCTCGACCGGGGCCTGGGCGTCATTCGCAGGAACTACGAGAACACCGCGAAAAAGGGCCGCATGACGCAGGACGACGTGGAAAAGCGCATGGCCCTGCTGACCCCCACCCTCAAGATGGACGACCTGAAGGACGCCGACATCATCATCGAGGCCGTCTTCGAGAACATGGACGTGAAGAAGGACATCTTCAGGAACCTCGATAGGGTGGCCAAGCCCGGCGCGATTCTGGCGAGCAACACCAGCACGCTGGACGTGAACGAAATCGCCAGCGTGACGGGCCGCCCCGAACAGGTCATCGGCCTGCACTTTTTCAGCCCCGCCAACGTGATGAAGCTGCTGGAAATCGTCCGCGCGGACAGAACCAGCGACAGCGTGCTGGCGACCAGCCTCGCGCTGGCCAAACGCATCAAGAAAGTCGGCGTGGTGGTGGGCGTGTGCGACGGCTTCGTGGGCAACCGCATGGTTCACCGCTACGGCGACGAGGCCCGCAAAATCGTGGAGGAAGGTGCCCGCCCTGAGGACGTGGACGCCGCCATGAACGCGCTGGGCCTGCCGATGGGGCCGTTCCAGATGAGCGACATGGCCGGGCTGGACATCGGCTATTCCATCCGGCAGCACCAGGCCAGAGTGCGCGGCGAGAGCGAACCCGACGGCTGGCTCGACCGCATCGTGAAAACCGGGCGCAAGGGCCAGAAGACGCAGGGCGGCATCTACGACTATGATCAGGACCGCAAGCCCAAGCCCAACGCCGACGTGCAGAAGCTCATCGAGGACTACCGCGCCGAGAAGGGCCTCCAGCCCCGCGCGATTTCCCAGGAAGAAATCACGGGGCGCCTCGCCTACTCGCTGGTCAACGAGGGGGCCAAGATTCTGGAAGAAGGCATCGCGCAGCGGGCGAGCGACATTGACGTGATTTACATCTACGGCTACGGCTTCCCGGCCTACCGGGGCGGCCCGATGCAGTACGCCAGCGAGCAGGGCCTGAAGAACGTGGCCGCCGACCTCGAAAAATACGGCCAGACGCCCGCGCCGCTGCTCAGGAAACTGGCCGAGGGTGGCAAGACCTTCAGCGACTACGACCGCGAGGCTGGAGCGTAA
- a CDS encoding NADH-quinone oxidoreductase subunit N yields the protein MNLVLPDVSFAPMLPLLLVLAGAIVSTLGGFWLPRRTLTALNVVFLLASGASLVWLWGAGADVPRSAFAGALRADPAALLLGGTVLLGALLTLLVSLDTAYRARVSFAEFDALLMYAVTGCLLIAFSGDLIVMLIGLEIMSLASYVLVTFQDSRRAEESGLKYFLLGSVGSAILIYGLAFLYGATGTLNYAGIAQQVSVLEPANLGVLVAGTLLVLAGFGFKISLVPFHQWTPDVYSGAPTLVSLFLSTVVKVAAFAGMLRVFGGALAAGPGWHAVLQVLVALTLLIGNAAALYQQNFKRLLAYSAVAHTGFLAMTLLGDTAQGGAALGYYLLVYTLMTVAALAIVAALQRTEEGMSVNDLRGLYYRHPAYAAALAVCLASLAGLPPFAGFFAKYLAFQVAFESGYVVVSLLAVLSSVAALVYYLRPAMLMFMPDRTPAREYAHGQRPATTFAVALSLIGIVVLGLLPNLWYGWVAPPEIWRLLAGT from the coding sequence ATGAATCTGGTTTTGCCTGACGTGAGTTTTGCCCCCATGTTGCCGCTGCTGCTGGTGCTGGCGGGGGCCATCGTGTCCACCCTGGGGGGCTTCTGGCTGCCGCGCCGGACCCTGACGGCGCTCAACGTGGTCTTTTTGCTCGCTTCCGGAGCCAGTCTGGTCTGGCTCTGGGGGGCGGGCGCCGACGTGCCGCGCTCGGCCTTTGCCGGGGCGCTGCGGGCGGACCCGGCGGCGCTGCTGCTGGGGGGCACAGTGCTGCTCGGGGCGCTGCTGACGCTGCTGGTGTCGCTGGACACGGCCTACCGCGCCCGCGTGAGCTTTGCCGAATTCGACGCGCTGCTGATGTACGCGGTGACCGGCTGCCTGCTGATCGCCTTTTCGGGCGACCTGATCGTGATGCTCATCGGCCTGGAAATCATGAGCCTGGCGAGTTACGTGCTGGTGACCTTTCAGGACTCGCGCCGCGCCGAGGAATCGGGCCTGAAGTACTTTCTGCTCGGGTCGGTGGGCAGCGCGATTCTGATTTATGGTCTGGCCTTCCTGTACGGCGCGACCGGAACGCTGAACTACGCGGGCATCGCGCAGCAGGTGAGCGTGCTGGAACCGGCGAACCTGGGGGTGCTGGTGGCCGGAACGCTGCTGGTGCTGGCGGGCTTCGGGTTCAAGATTTCGTTGGTGCCTTTCCATCAATGGACGCCCGACGTGTACAGCGGGGCGCCCACGCTGGTGTCGCTGTTTCTGAGCACCGTGGTCAAGGTGGCCGCCTTTGCCGGAATGCTGCGGGTCTTCGGCGGGGCGCTCGCGGCGGGACCGGGCTGGCACGCGGTGCTTCAGGTGCTCGTCGCGCTGACCCTCCTGATCGGCAACGCGGCGGCGCTGTATCAGCAGAACTTCAAGCGGCTGCTCGCCTACTCGGCGGTGGCGCACACCGGCTTCCTGGCGATGACGCTGCTGGGGGACACGGCGCAGGGCGGCGCGGCGCTGGGGTACTACCTGCTCGTCTACACCCTGATGACCGTGGCGGCCCTGGCCATCGTGGCGGCGTTGCAGCGCACCGAGGAGGGCATGAGCGTCAACGACCTGCGCGGCCTGTACTACCGGCACCCGGCCTACGCCGCAGCGCTGGCGGTGTGCCTCGCGTCGCTGGCGGGGCTGCCGCCGTTCGCGGGGTTTTTCGCCAAATATCTGGCGTTTCAGGTGGCGTTCGAGAGCGGGTACGTGGTCGTCAGCCTGCTCGCGGTGCTGAGCAGCGTGGCGGCGCTGGTGTACTACCTGCGCCCCGCCATGCTGATGTTCATGCCCGACCGCACCCCCGCCCGCGAGTACGCGCACGGCCAGCGCCCGGCGACCACCTTCGCGGTGGCGCTGAGCCTGATCGGAATCGTGGTGCTGGGGCTGCTGCCCAACCTGTGGTACGGCTGGGTGGCGCCGCCCGAAATCTGGCGGTTGCTGGCCGGCACCTGA